Proteins from one Lacrimispora sphenoides genomic window:
- the mreC gene encoding rod shape-determining protein MreC, with amino-acid sequence MESKRSKYVLIALTVFCVLLIGLTSIHDEWLTPLRTGVGYFLIPVQSGVNAVGSAIYDEIIDYTKLHDALNENKEMKEIITQLTEENTRLQAEEFELKRLRQLYSLDQDYGQYTKVGARVIANDSSNWFQIFRIDKGSKDGIAPDMNVVAGGGLVGIVTDVGANYATVRSIIDDSSRVSGMAMQSGNSCIVAGDLTLFKEGRLRITNVLKESDVKDGDKIVTSNISSVFLPGILVGYASGITNDTNNVTKSGYLIPAAKFDSLQEVLVITKLKADMMKEEASQEETAPQETNSSETETETAESASQ; translated from the coding sequence ATGGAATCAAAGCGCAGCAAATATGTTCTTATTGCCTTAACAGTATTCTGTGTCCTGTTAATCGGGTTGACCTCCATTCATGACGAATGGCTTACGCCCCTTAGGACCGGGGTAGGATATTTTCTGATTCCGGTGCAATCGGGTGTCAATGCGGTTGGTTCGGCCATTTATGATGAAATTATTGATTATACAAAGCTTCATGACGCACTGAATGAAAATAAAGAGATGAAAGAAATCATCACACAGCTGACCGAGGAAAACACCAGACTTCAGGCGGAAGAATTTGAGTTAAAACGGCTTCGCCAGCTTTACAGCCTGGATCAGGATTATGGTCAGTATACAAAGGTGGGAGCCAGGGTCATTGCCAATGACTCGAGCAACTGGTTCCAGATATTCCGAATCGACAAAGGCTCAAAGGATGGGATTGCCCCGGATATGAATGTTGTGGCAGGAGGCGGTCTGGTAGGCATTGTCACGGATGTGGGAGCGAATTATGCAACCGTCCGTTCCATTATTGATGATTCCAGCCGTGTGAGCGGCATGGCCATGCAGTCCGGAAACAGCTGTATCGTTGCCGGCGACTTGACCCTGTTTAAAGAGGGAAGGCTCCGGATCACCAACGTGTTAAAGGAAAGCGATGTAAAAGACGGAGATAAGATCGTAACATCCAACATCAGCTCCGTATTCCTGCCCGGAATCCTGGTTGGTTATGCCTCCGGCATTACCAATGATACCAATAACGTTACCAAATCAGGGTATTTAATTCCGGCAGCAAAGTTTGACAGCCTGCAGGAGGTTCTGGTTATCACAAAACTGAAAGCTGATATGATGAAGGAAGAAGCTTCTCAGGAGGAAACCGCTCCCCAGGAGACGAATTCCTCTGAAACAGAAACCGAAACAGCAGAAAGTGCTTCTCAATAA